A window of the Sabethes cyaneus chromosome 1, idSabCyanKW18_F2, whole genome shotgun sequence genome harbors these coding sequences:
- the LOC128732724 gene encoding uncharacterized protein LOC128732724, which translates to MGWTRPKQLVIPQVWDTFQAKDVDSDQLVTYRVEDLTEDRYEDAIQHFVENYLDDEPLHKNRKFSEDELSVAEVKDFWQWCFDQKMTIVCYKEGSREIVGVNLLHVKGFDKMHDSEVRQTKSEHLKDIEATHEYMTDQFQVCQHYNVIFYLTSYGLAINRRYRGREIATEMLRSRIPLCKTLEIKVTATDFTALGSQLAAAKAGFQTIVEVTYDDFSKMGPRYSYPGIKSKSLKLMSLEIE; encoded by the exons ATGGGTTGGACAAGGCCGAAACAACTAGTTATTCCGCAAGTATGGGACACTTTTCAAGCAAAGGACGTTGACAGTGATCAATTGGTAACGTACAGAGTGGAAGATCTTACGGAGGATCGCTATGAAGATGCGATTCAGCATTTTGTGGAAAATTACTTGGATGACGAACCACTTCATAAAAATAGGAAGTTTTCGGAGGATGAACTGTCGGTAGCAGAAGTAAAAGATTTCTGGCAGTGGTGTTTCGATCAAAAAATGACCATCGTGTGTTACAAGGAAGGTTCTCGAGAAATTGTCGGTGTAAATCTTTTACACGTTAAAGGGTTCGATAAAATGCATGACTCAGAAGTGA GGCAGACGAAAAGCGAGCATTTGAAGGATATTGAAGCTACCCACGAATATATGACGGATCAGTTCCAAGTATGTCAACATTATAACGTGATATTCTACTTGACCTCTTATGGATTAGCTATCAATCGGCGGTACCGAGGGCGAGAGATTGCCACAGAAATGCTGCGGTCTCGCATTCCTCTATGCAAGACTTTAGAAATAAAAGTGACAGCAACCGATTTTACTGCCTTGGGGTCGCAGTTAGCCGCTGCTAAGGCAGGTTTTCAAACGATCGTGGAAGTGAC ATATGATGATTTTTCTAAAATGGGACCGAGGTATTCCTACCCTGGAATAAAATCGAAAAGTTTAAAACTGATGAGCTTAGAAATTGAATAA
- the LOC128745587 gene encoding uncharacterized protein LOC128745587, with translation MGWTRPEQPVIPQVWYTFQAKDADSDRLVTYSVEDLTEDRYDDALQHYMENFLDDEPLCQNKKLSEDEQSVAEIRFFWKWCFDQKMTIVCYKEGSREIVGANLLHVKGSDKMLDSEMKSERVKDLVATNEYMTDQFKVRQHYNVEYYLTAYGLAINKRYRGRGIATEMLRARVPLCKAFGIKVTATNFTALGSQLAAAKAGFQTNLEVTYDDFAKMGPKYSYPGIKSKSLKLMSLEIV, from the exons ATGGGTTGGACAAGGCCAGAACAACCAGTCATTCCCCAAGTATGGTACACTTTTCAAGCAAAGGACGCCGATAGTGATCGATTAGTAACATATAGTGTTGAAGATCTTACGGAGGATCGCTATGACGATGCGCTCCAGCATTATATGGAAAACTTCTTGGATGATGAACCACTTTGTCAGAATAAGAAGCTTTCGGAGGATGAACAGTCGGTAGCGGAAATTAGGTTTTTCTGGAAGTGGTGTTTCGATCAAAAAATGACCATCGTATGTTACAAGGAAGGTTCTCGAGAGATCGTCGGTGCAAATCTTTTACACGTTAAAGGGTCCGATAAAATGCTTGACTCCGAA ATGAAAAGTGAACGTGTAAAGGACCTCGTTGCTACTAACGAATATATGACGGATCAGTTTAAAGTACGTCAACACTACAATGTAGAGTATTATTTGACCGCTTATGGATTAGCCATCAACAAACGTTACCGAGGGCGAGGAATTGCAACGGAAATGCTGCGGGCTCGCGTTCCTTTATGTAAGGCTTTCGGAATCAAAGTGACAGCAACCAACTTCACCGCTTTGGGATCACAGTTAGCCGCTGCCAAGGCAGGTTTCCAAACGAATTTGGAAGTAAC GTATGATGATTTTGCTAAAATGGGACCGAAGTATTCCTATCCTGGAATAAAatcaaaaagtttaaaattgatGAGCTTAGAAATCGTGTAA
- the LOC128745588 gene encoding uncharacterized protein LOC128745588 yields MAWTRPLEPAVPVIWHTFRAKDGDDSDGGIVTYHVQDLTEDRYEDMIEHFLNHFIEEEPMCVSMGIPKDKQARAGLVSLWRSILKEKMTLVCYKEGSDEIIGANIISVKDDENYFEFEIKNEKQDKLLNIVEYVSKQFNLCEHYGVKHRLVAYGLSVNKGYRGRGIATEILKARVPMCKALEIKLAAHPFSAIGSQKAASNAGYFTDYEITYDDLAKLGPAYTLPGIKSKSFKLMSFPIE; encoded by the exons ATGGCTTGGACTAGACCGTTAGAACCAGCTGTTCCAGTCATTTGGCATACCTTCAGGGCCAAAGATGGTGACGATAGTGACGGCGGCATCGTAACGTATCATGTTCAGGATTTAACCGAAGACCGGTATGAGGATATGATCGAGCATTTCCTAAACCACTTCATAGAGGAGGAGCCGATGTGTGTAAGTATGGGTATTCCGAAGGATAAGCAAGCACGTGCTGGTTTAGTCAGCCTGTGGAGATCGATTTTGAAGGAAAAAATGACCCTCGTTTGCTACAAGGAAGGGTCCGATGAGATTATCGGCGCCAATATTATTTCTGTTAAGGAcgacgaaaattattttgaatttgag ATCAAGAATGAGAAACAAGATAAATTGCTGAATATTGTTGAATATGTTTCGAAGCAATTTAACCTCTGCGAGCATTATGGAGTCAAGCACCGCTTGGTAGCGTACGGTCTATCCGTCAATAAAGGATACCGAGGAAGAGGAATTGCAACAGAAATTCTGAAGGCTCGAGTTCCGATGTGCAAAGCACTGGAAATAAAACTTGCTGCGCATCCTTTCTCCGCTATCGGATCCCAAAAAGCCGCGTCTAATGCCGGTTATTTCACCGATTATGAAATAAC ATACGATGATCTTGCTAAATTGGGTCCAGCATACACGTTGCCAGGAATCAAATCCAAAAGTTTTAAGCTCATGAGCTTTCCGATCGAGTGA